Proteins from a single region of Thermococcus alcaliphilus:
- the speD gene encoding adenosylmethionine decarboxylase gives MAQVVETPIGMHVVLDLYECDPQILDDIEKIEEILTKAAEVANATIIDKRFHKFSPQGVSGVVVVSESHIAIHTWPEHGYAAVDVYTCGDHTMPLKASEYIIKELKCKKPTVVKLDRGLLFKE, from the coding sequence ATGGCTCAAGTAGTCGAAACCCCGATAGGAATGCACGTTGTTTTGGATCTCTACGAATGCGATCCTCAAATACTGGACGACATAGAGAAGATAGAAGAAATACTTACCAAGGCTGCTGAAGTAGCGAATGCGACTATTATTGATAAACGCTTCCACAAGTTTTCTCCTCAAGGCGTTTCTGGTGTGGTTGTCGTTTCTGAGAGCCATATAGCAATTCACACATGGCCTGAGCATGGCTATGCTGCCGTTGATGTTTACACGTGCGGGGATCATACAATGCCCCTTAAGGCGAGTGAGTATATTATCAAAGAATTAAAATGCAAAAAACCAACTGTTGTAAAGCTCGATAGGGGGCTTCTCTTTAAGGAGTGA
- a CDS encoding pyruvoyl-dependent arginine decarboxylase codes for MSWTTPKKAILLAASAEGGTKLNAFDNALLKMGIGNVNLVKLSSVIPAHIEWIDELPKNIPIGMLLPTVYAHIESDEPGSTISAALGVGISEDNTGGLIYEYSGYCTKEEAERMVKKMVEEGFRVRGWKLKEFKAAVAEITVKDKPAAAVAAVVMLPY; via the coding sequence ATGAGCTGGACAACTCCAAAAAAAGCCATTTTACTCGCTGCAAGTGCTGAGGGGGGAACAAAATTAAACGCATTCGATAACGCTTTACTCAAAATGGGGATTGGAAACGTCAACTTGGTAAAGCTCAGCAGTGTCATTCCAGCCCACATCGAGTGGATTGATGAGCTCCCCAAAAATATTCCAATAGGAATGCTCCTCCCCACAGTTTACGCTCACATAGAAAGCGACGAACCAGGATCAACAATTAGCGCTGCTCTTGGTGTGGGGATTAGCGAGGACAACACGGGAGGACTAATCTACGAATACAGCGGCTACTGCACCAAAGAAGAAGCCGAAAGAATGGTAAAGAAAATGGTAGAAGAGGGCTTCAGAGTTAGGGGCTGGAAGCTTAAGGAATTCAAAGCTGCCGTTGCCGAGATAACGGTTAAGGATAAACCTGCTGCCGCCGTTGCGGCCGTTGTTATGCTGCCTTATTGA